From Atribacterota bacterium, a single genomic window includes:
- a CDS encoding DUF86 domain-containing protein, translating into MKRKIVFFLSDILEHMERAEKYLAGFTLDAFLNDSKTSDAVLRCIEVIGEASKNIPQEVRQKYPSIPWRDMAGMRDKIIHGYFQVDLESVWLVVRDDIPVLKPLLQKVLETIEKEDTK; encoded by the coding sequence ATGAAAAGAAAAATAGTCTTCTTTTTGAGCGATATTCTTGAACATATGGAAAGAGCTGAAAAGTACTTGGCAGGATTTACCCTAGATGCTTTCTTAAACGACTCCAAAACCAGTGACGCGGTGTTACGGTGTATTGAGGTAATCGGTGAAGCGAGCAAGAACATTCCCCAGGAAGTACGGCAAAAGTACCCTTCCATTCCCTGGCGCGACATGGCTGGAATGAGGGATAAAATCATTCATGGATATTTTCAGGTAGACCTTGAAAGCGTCTGGTTAGTCGTGAGAGACGATATTCCAGTTTTAAAACCATTATTGCAAAAAGTTTTAGAAACAATAGAAAAAGAAGACACGAAGTAA
- a CDS encoding carboxypeptidase regulatory-like domain-containing protein has translation MKTRFFAKHRPYLGLFLIFVVLILAGCQIGTVPSVESNQEAARVLVGSLSGTVKDASTGKSLPNALVKVVEVNRSGITNSLGRYTITGIPVGQVTVTVTLTGYNAQTKIATIRKSKNTTLNFYLEKVTTPTPTPAPMPTSTPIPTPTPTPTPAPTPTPVPTPTPTPTPTPAPTDLTSLLTTYGYGKNTVVRWADGIVEVYNATTDSGIDLAPVLSEWNGIIGGKTVFRVSSNPQSPVQIVYDSSIANSGAWGYAVVYWSNYTIYKAKVGILPAGNWYGYYLEPEYRLYLHEMGHVVGFSGHTSEGGVMDPTPKNSIITQTPRAVISGLYSFSPGYTLTKGAPVSPEGMAIVYFWKE, from the coding sequence ATGAAGACCCGCTTTTTCGCAAAGCATCGCCCGTACCTTGGTCTCTTTCTAATTTTCGTGGTATTGATTCTGGCCGGCTGCCAAATCGGAACCGTCCCTTCCGTGGAAAGCAACCAGGAAGCCGCCAGAGTACTCGTCGGTTCCTTATCTGGCACCGTAAAAGATGCCTCCACTGGGAAAAGCTTACCGAACGCCCTGGTCAAAGTGGTCGAAGTCAATCGTTCCGGTATCACTAATTCTCTGGGTCGTTACACCATCACCGGAATCCCCGTGGGACAGGTCACCGTTACCGTGACCCTAACCGGGTACAATGCCCAAACCAAAATCGCCACCATCCGCAAAAGTAAAAATACCACTCTCAATTTTTACCTGGAAAAGGTCACTACACCTACACCTACTCCAGCTCCAATGCCGACTTCCACTCCAATCCCGACGCCAACACCTACACCAACCCCCGCCCCAACACCTACTCCTGTTCCAACTCCCACACCCACACCTACACCCACCCCAGCACCAACGGACCTCACCAGCCTCCTTACCACCTACGGCTATGGTAAAAACACAGTAGTCCGCTGGGCTGATGGAATAGTGGAAGTGTACAACGCCACCACCGACTCAGGCATCGACCTTGCCCCGGTCCTCAGCGAATGGAACGGAATCATTGGAGGCAAAACTGTCTTTCGGGTAAGCAGCAATCCTCAAAGTCCGGTCCAGATCGTTTACGACTCCAGCATTGCCAACTCCGGTGCCTGGGGTTATGCAGTAGTCTACTGGTCAAACTACACCATTTACAAAGCTAAAGTTGGAATCCTCCCTGCCGGCAACTGGTACGGCTACTACCTTGAACCCGAATACCGCCTCTACCTCCACGAAATGGGTCACGTGGTAGGTTTCTCTGGACACACCAGCGAAGGTGGCGTCATGGACCCCACACCCAAAAACAGTATCATCACCCAAACCCCCCGGGCAGTAATCAGTGGACTCTATAGCTTCTCACCAGGATACACCCTCACCAAAGGTGCTCCAGTCTCACCTGAAGGTATGGCCATAGTCTATTTCTGGAAAGAATAA
- a CDS encoding AraC family transcriptional regulator gives MYTVILEPPYPPGWQMHPHRHTQCELSLVKSGGCTIQAGGRNFRFHKNEAMFIPSGVLHDFYAEPPEGVEFVVAQFLPFDHDFLRHLVNTPPIGRFSLSQLSVSVFLEFCHKLQREIASNPPFAEIQCRAIVEEMIVFLLRGKTAFSSSPLSPEQKQIIESALRFMHEHSHNLTHVKEVARIYGLSPQYFRRLFKHYVGVSPKQYLTTLKIQRSKCLLLHHEHSVTEVAMGLGFGSTQQFSKVFRKITGLSPSTWRKSYLLTENESTPISPLPTRA, from the coding sequence ATGTACACTGTCATCCTCGAACCTCCTTATCCCCCAGGGTGGCAAATGCATCCTCATCGTCATACTCAGTGCGAACTGAGTCTGGTCAAATCTGGAGGTTGTACCATCCAAGCCGGGGGTAGAAATTTTCGTTTCCACAAAAATGAAGCGATGTTCATCCCCAGCGGTGTCTTGCACGATTTCTACGCCGAACCTCCTGAAGGGGTCGAGTTTGTCGTGGCTCAGTTTCTCCCCTTCGATCATGACTTTCTGCGTCACCTGGTTAATACCCCACCTATTGGCCGTTTTTCCCTTTCCCAGCTTTCGGTGAGCGTGTTCCTTGAGTTCTGCCACAAACTGCAACGGGAAATCGCCTCCAACCCTCCCTTCGCCGAAATCCAGTGCCGGGCCATCGTGGAAGAAATGATCGTGTTCCTCCTGCGGGGTAAGACTGCCTTCTCTTCATCCCCCCTTTCCCCCGAACAAAAACAGATCATCGAAAGCGCCCTCCGCTTCATGCACGAACACAGCCACAATCTCACCCACGTTAAAGAAGTCGCCAGAATTTACGGTCTTTCACCCCAGTACTTCCGCCGACTTTTCAAACACTACGTCGGCGTCAGCCCCAAACAGTATCTCACCACTCTCAAAATCCAGCGCAGTAAGTGTCTCCTCCTTCACCATGAACACTCAGTGACAGAGGTCGCCATGGGTTTGGGCTTTGGCAGTACCCAGCAGTTTTCCAAAGTCTTCCGTAAAATCACCGGTTTAAGCCCCTCCACCTGGCGCAAATCCTACCTTTTAACCGAAAACGAAAGTACCCCCATCTCCCCGCTCCCCACCCGCGCGTAA
- a CDS encoding sugar ABC transporter substrate-binding protein → MKRFTLVLVVVLAVLMLGNVTLWAKKLTYGYVTPGPDTWYRKDVEGFQYAASLAGVDVVVLNSDYDTEKEIANIQTLINMGVDGMCIFSFNPNGATIAARECERAGIPLVVTDNVGQVLKSGHDVVACIDFDWKAMGENVANYIAENYPGEKIAVIMGLFEHVPVQIFRQSFEPKVAELGKNEIVAVRDGKYTPTVAVDQAQDLIESGYDFSILFIFNEEMAAAVVRMLKARGLLNNPIKVISTNGAPYGIELIKEGSIKYSISTSPGWEGFISFLALHAYTQGRITDTNQQILLPNTPITPETIDDKKKVIPWDVDPVWIELTKEYFPQYDGLY, encoded by the coding sequence ATGAAAAGGTTCACTCTGGTATTGGTGGTGGTGTTGGCGGTGTTGATGCTGGGGAATGTCACGCTTTGGGCTAAAAAGCTAACCTATGGGTATGTGACACCTGGTCCTGATACCTGGTACCGTAAAGATGTGGAAGGATTCCAGTATGCGGCGAGTTTGGCTGGGGTGGATGTGGTGGTGCTGAATTCTGACTACGATACCGAAAAAGAAATCGCCAACATCCAGACCCTGATCAATATGGGAGTCGATGGGATGTGTATTTTTTCCTTCAATCCCAATGGGGCAACCATCGCAGCCCGGGAGTGCGAACGAGCAGGGATTCCGCTGGTGGTAACCGATAACGTGGGGCAGGTGTTGAAGTCTGGGCATGATGTGGTGGCCTGCATCGATTTTGATTGGAAAGCCATGGGTGAGAACGTGGCCAACTACATTGCTGAGAATTACCCCGGAGAAAAGATTGCCGTCATCATGGGTCTTTTTGAGCATGTACCGGTGCAAATTTTCCGCCAGTCCTTTGAACCTAAAGTAGCTGAATTGGGTAAAAATGAGATCGTGGCCGTCCGCGATGGAAAGTACACGCCCACTGTGGCTGTGGACCAGGCTCAGGACCTGATTGAGTCAGGATATGATTTCTCGATTCTGTTCATTTTTAACGAAGAAATGGCGGCGGCGGTCGTCCGGATGCTCAAAGCAAGGGGGCTTCTGAATAACCCCATCAAGGTCATTAGCACAAATGGGGCTCCGTATGGGATTGAGCTCATTAAGGAAGGAAGCATTAAATACTCGATTTCCACCTCGCCCGGTTGGGAGGGATTCATTTCCTTCCTGGCGCTCCATGCTTATACTCAGGGACGGATTACTGACACTAACCAACAGATTCTTTTACCCAACACTCCGATTACGCCAGAAACCATTGACGACAAGAAAAAGGTTATTCCCTGGGACGTTGACCCGGTATGGATTGAACTCACCAAGGAATATTTCCCGCAGTACGACGGTCTGTATTAG
- a CDS encoding sugar ABC transporter ATP-binding protein, whose protein sequence is MSDEDTIVSLKDVTKIYGHHKALDGVSFDLRRGEVHCLVGENGAGKSTLIKILSGAIAPDRGEICIAGQCFRFLTPRQSIELGVSTVYQDAELVDSLTVADNIFLGNEQSARLSFVVDKKVQLEKAREIIATLHLPLVPSAPVEELSASQRQMLQITKALYREARIIIMDEPTSSLGLEEKEALIRIIRTLRERGIGIIYISHYLEEIFEIGDRVTILKDGSSMGTYRIEEVTLEEVVRKMVGRDASAFFHRRKVPLGEVQFEVRDLTRRGLVENVSFGVREGEIFGIGGLVGSGRSELVNLIFGSIPLERGEVRLRGKKCLIRSPKEAIHHGIALIPEERRKLAMLLGRNLVENASLVHNDLFRGMVVRHREEVALTRGIIQKLAVATQSESQLIEELSGGNQQKMVIGRWLPDPYSVYIFDEPTKGVDIGAKERIYELMVELAEQGKSIIMISSSMPELLSMSDRIGVMRGGRMVDIVESRNVTEEDLIRAFIGV, encoded by the coding sequence ATGAGCGACGAAGATACCATTGTTTCCCTTAAAGACGTGACCAAAATTTATGGTCATCATAAGGCGTTGGATGGGGTTTCTTTTGACCTGCGCCGGGGAGAGGTGCATTGTTTGGTGGGTGAAAATGGGGCTGGAAAGTCGACCCTGATCAAAATCCTTTCTGGCGCTATCGCCCCAGACCGGGGAGAAATCTGCATTGCTGGGCAGTGTTTTCGTTTCCTTACTCCCCGACAGTCCATCGAGCTTGGGGTGTCCACGGTGTACCAGGATGCAGAACTAGTGGATTCCCTGACGGTAGCGGACAACATTTTTCTGGGTAACGAACAATCGGCGCGTCTTTCCTTTGTGGTGGATAAAAAGGTACAGCTGGAGAAGGCTCGAGAAATCATCGCCACCCTCCATTTACCCTTGGTACCATCGGCACCGGTCGAGGAACTGTCGGCTTCCCAGCGACAGATGCTGCAGATTACCAAAGCCCTTTATCGCGAAGCGCGCATTATCATCATGGATGAACCTACCAGTTCCTTGGGGTTAGAAGAAAAAGAAGCGCTGATACGGATTATCCGGACCCTGCGGGAGCGGGGCATTGGGATCATCTATATCTCCCACTATCTGGAAGAAATTTTCGAAATCGGGGATCGGGTGACCATCCTCAAAGATGGGTCAAGTATGGGAACCTACCGTATAGAGGAAGTAACCCTTGAAGAAGTGGTCCGCAAAATGGTGGGGCGGGACGCTTCGGCTTTCTTTCATCGTCGAAAGGTTCCGCTGGGCGAAGTGCAATTTGAAGTCCGGGACCTTACCAGAAGAGGGCTGGTAGAGAACGTCAGTTTCGGTGTCCGGGAGGGCGAAATCTTTGGCATTGGAGGTCTGGTTGGTTCGGGACGCAGTGAGCTCGTGAACCTCATTTTTGGGTCGATACCCCTTGAGCGTGGCGAGGTGAGGTTACGGGGTAAAAAATGTCTCATCCGTTCGCCGAAAGAGGCAATTCATCACGGCATTGCCCTCATCCCTGAGGAACGTCGGAAGCTGGCCATGCTTTTGGGAAGGAACCTGGTGGAAAATGCATCCCTGGTGCACAATGACCTCTTTCGGGGGATGGTGGTACGGCACCGGGAAGAGGTAGCGCTCACGAGAGGCATCATTCAGAAGCTGGCTGTGGCAACGCAGTCGGAGTCACAGCTTATTGAAGAACTCTCGGGTGGGAATCAACAGAAAATGGTTATCGGCCGTTGGCTTCCAGATCCCTATTCGGTGTACATCTTTGACGAACCCACCAAGGGTGTGGATATCGGTGCCAAGGAACGAATTTACGAATTGATGGTGGAACTGGCTGAACAAGGGAAAAGCATCATCATGATTTCTTCCAGCATGCCGGAACTCCTTTCAATGAGTGACCGTATTGGAGTGATGCGTGGTGGGCGCATGGTGGACATCGTGGAAAGCCGGAATGTGACCGAAGAAGACCTCATTCGGGCTTTCATCGGAGTATAG
- a CDS encoding nucleotidyltransferase family protein, protein MKTLEEIKTLLMKHREDLKTRYGVREIGIFGSYVRGKAGEESDLDILVDFENPLSLLRIVALEHELQDLLGVKVDLVPKKNVRKELEKEILNYVVFL, encoded by the coding sequence ATGAAAACCCTGGAAGAAATAAAAACCCTGTTGATGAAACACAGGGAGGATTTAAAGACACGGTATGGTGTTCGAGAAATAGGTATTTTCGGTTCCTATGTACGGGGAAAGGCCGGGGAGGAAAGCGACCTTGATATTTTGGTTGACTTTGAAAACCCTTTGAGTTTGCTTCGTATTGTTGCCCTGGAACACGAACTTCAGGACCTTTTGGGGGTAAAGGTTGACCTTGTTCCGAAAAAGAATGTTCGCAAAGAATTGGAAAAGGAAATCCTTAACTACGTGGTTTTTTTATGA